The following are from one region of the Silene latifolia isolate original U9 population chromosome 9, ASM4854445v1, whole genome shotgun sequence genome:
- the LOC141598742 gene encoding transmembrane emp24 domain-containing protein p24delta9-like — MVCFKLVPILLILGFIQLTQSLRFDLKSTHTKCISEDIKSNSMTVGKYHIVNPNEGTPLSDAYKFTVRVTSPYGSNLHTADKVDAGQFAFTTAEAGDYMTCFWIVEHNPPVTVTLDFDWKTGVAAKDWGSVAKKGSIDLMELELKKLLDTVNSIHEEMFYLRDREEEMQNLNRTTNSRMYWLSFLSIVVNLSVAGLLVWHLKTFFERKKLL, encoded by the exons ATGGTTTGCTTCAAATTAGTACCAATTTTGTTAATTCTAGGGTTTATACAATTAACCCAATCCCTTAGATTCGATCTAAAATCAACTCATACTAAATGCATCTCCGAAGATATCAAGAGTAATTCTATGACTGTCGGTAAATATCACATCGTTAATCCTAATGAAGGCACTCCTTTATCCGACGCCTACAAATTTACTGTTCGG GTCACATCGCCATATGGAAGTAATCTTCATACCGCGGATAAAGTGGACGCTGGTCAGTTTGCGTTTACAACAGCGGAAGCGGGCGATTACATgacatgtttttggattgtggAGCATAACCCACCAGTAACAGTAACTCTTGATTTTGATTGGAAGACTGGTGTTGCTGCTAAGGATTGGGGGAGTGTTGCTAAAAAGGGCTCTATCGAT CTTATGGAACTGGAGTTGAAGAAGCTGCTGGATACTGTCAACTCAATTCACGAGGAAATGTTCTACCTTCGTGATAG GGAAGAAGAGATGCAAAACTTGAACAGAACAACAAACTCGAGAATGTATTGGCTCAGTTTCCTTTCAATCGTTGTTAACTTGTCAGTGGCGGGCTTGCTAGTATGGCACTTGAAAACCTTTTTTGAAAGGAAAAAGCTACTTTAA